The Musa acuminata AAA Group cultivar baxijiao chromosome BXJ2-2, Cavendish_Baxijiao_AAA, whole genome shotgun sequence genome contains the following window.
AAGCTTTACAGCGTCGCCTATTCACCGACTTTTGGAACTACAAACAGAGATCCAAGTTTGAGAAGCACTGGTGAGACGAAAGGCTCTGCCACTGTTAACAGGGCACAGATCCATGTAGTACTACTCTTCATATGATTTCTCATGGGGCAGGTCGCCTGTGCACAGACTCTGAAGCGTCCGAGTTCTCTGGGCCTGCCCACATGCGCGTCTTGTGACTGTGACCACTCGACGGATCCAATGCCATGGATGTCGTTGGACAAGATGCCTGCTCTTTATACACCCGCGTTCCGTGATTCCGTAGTCAACAGCGCGCCAGACGCTGACTAGTCAAGATCGCAGATGGTCAACTCAACCCGTTCATGGGAAAAGGAACAAGGGGGAGAGATTGGTTTGCTCTTAACACCCCGTCAATTTTTGATGTTTCTTCCGTAATAAGTAGATTTAGCGTCTTGATAGGAGTGTTCGCTTGGATGATGAAAACGCAAGATCGTATTTTTGCTGCTATGGAGTCACCAGCAATAGCATGTCTGCATGATCTCTTCCGGAGGACAATGCCAGACAATGAATGTGGCAAGTCTACAAGGCGTACGCTGCACTCTGTGCAACATGATGCATGGACACCGAGGCATGTTCTTCTCATGAATTCTGACCTACTGCAGTCTCACTTAACCCCATGCTCAAAAGCAGAGGAAATTTGTTCCATGTTCATGCAAGACGAGCCATAGCAGAGAGTTGTTCAAGATCATTCATGGCGTGGCCCCAACTCTTCCTGCACGTGGATTGTCTGCCTCTTCTGCAGTCCATATCGACTTTCTGAGCTGAATGCCCATTGAGGGGGGAAAAGATCATCTAATGTGGTTCTGAAAGGATGCCTTCTCACAGGGTTGATCATATGACCCACCTAAATATTTATAGATCTTtaattactttaaaggatcacgtCACGTTCTGTAGGGCCGAATAGTGTTCGAAAAATGTCTCAGTATCGTGACAATCTATGTTTCATGTCCAGTTTAGTCTTTGGGAACAGTACATCAACATGGGGACACAGTCAAAGGACCACGAGCACAAGCTGACACAATTGTCTCTCCATTCAATCTTTACATCATTTGACAGGGGCCCCTAATAGTGTGTTTACTGTGATCATTAGGGAGAAAGAACACTATAGATTGCTATCAAACagttgggaggaggaggagacatgGGATTGGTGTTATAAGGGAAGGGATTACAACACCTAAACACCCATTCATTACACCTTTTGGCCATGGCCAGATGATGTTTGAGCAAATGATGCTGCTTGGTGTGGCGGGGACAGAGTACTCAATCAGCACAGACCAAGTTCCGTTGGATTACTTTAAGAGAAAGCAAAGGAGGTATCAGTAATTTCAGAAGCTACAACATGAATGAATGTGGACAATGCAAGCTTTGGGACAAGTAATCAACCATAAGCTTCTTTATTAGAGAGACCGGACAACAAGAGAGCTTGAGTTAAGCTTGGAGAAGTAAGACAAAactgacatctctctctctctctctctctctctctctctctctctctatatatatatatatatatatatatatatatatctcctatATTTTACAGGTGCAGGTCATTTGTCGCCAAATGTctatttttcttttatgaaaagAGCCGAAGCTTGTGAAGCCAAAGAGTATCTGATCGCCGCCATTGCTCTCCCTTCTCCTCGGCCAACACCAGTGGCAGAGGAATACATATCTCTCAATCTATCAACTGTTCTTGAACACAGGTAGTCTCCATCCTGATGTAGCTTTTCCTCCGATTTTTAACGAGTTGTAAAATCTTTTAAAGTGGATGGGGTTTAAGGACGGATTTTCTAAGAAATGGCGCTTGAAAGTTATTCTTTTGTTGGTTGAGCATTCTTTGGGCGAAAAATGTGATCTTTAGGAAGAAAAGTGTCACCTTTGTGCGACTCAGGTGTCGTGTAGTATTTTGGAAATGCACGGTAAATTTCTGCGATGAAATGCCTGAGATCTGGTGAAATTAGGGTACCGGCTTGGCCAGCACTTATCCTGCTAGTGATTTCGAATTAGACTTGAGATGATAATTCAAACTGCTGGAGATTTGCCATTAGTCTGCACTTTTACTCGTATTAAGGATGAGATATTAGAGGATCTTCTATTCTGCACTGGATTTTATTGTTCTGTTTCACTATTGTTTTTCTTCGTTTCTGCATGTTACTTTATTGTCATATCCATTCGCCTTTTGGTACTTTTATTTAGAACATTGAAATCTCTCTTCTTTGCTATAAACCTCGAGTCGTTATCCTTCTGCTGCTGGTACCATCTGGTTATTTCCTTCATCCAAATGGGTACCCATTATCTTTCATTGCGAAAGATAATGATTAATATGATGGTAGATTAACGAAATGGGTCCACTAGATTTTCTACTGCATCATAAATTTCAGTAGAAAGAAGTCATTTTATGCAATTGTAATGGAATAATTTGATAGAACTACTTTATCCATgcaatgctagaaggaaagagctCTTTCCCTATAAACAACAGAAATTGGTAACTGCAGCACTATGTTTGACTAGTGGGTTGGACGTGCCCTTCAGGTACAAAATGTCATTGACCTGATGGGTTCAAGAACATATATAGATTCAGGAAAGGGAGTTTTAGGAAGGATGGGAATTTGGTACAAGTGAGTACCAGAATCTTCAACATGCCATAGAGTAGGGAGAGCTTTGTCCTATATAAAGTAGACCTAGATTTTAATACCCTCCTTAGTTGTATAACTAATCACCGCGAAAATGTTAGTGTTATTCACTACATTACTGTTATTTACTACTCTTGTTATGCTTTTCAAATACATGAAAGAATTGCTGCACAGAGATTTCTGATAATTGTTAGAACAGCATAACAAAGCAAATCTATGATGTCATTTTTTGTCTTGTTCTTTATCATCATGTATTGTTTATGCACCAAAACTCGCTGTTTGTCTTTCttaattctttttccttcttgGAGATACCATATatcgatgttttgttagttatgtTGCTTCAACTTCAGTACAGCAATCATCACCATCATTTTTCATTTCCATCCAATGGTAACAAAAAAATTGTGCATATCCATTGTATTACTTATCTCGACGATTAAGTCTTGGGATGATATTATTCATTGAATCAGATATTGAACTTAATTCTTAAGTGAAAATGTTTGTTACATAGAAGTCTCTAAGCTGCAATAGATATGATTCTTTTGCAAATGTTGACTCCTAAATAAACCGTGATTTTCTTATGAGATGTCTTCATAGGTCGGAGTATTGCCTCCTTTGAATTGGTTATGCATTCTTTGCTGTCTACCATGTTACAATATCAGTAAATCAGAAGTCAACATTTGTaatacttttatttacaagcaatGTATTCCATTATAATGTCAGTTTAGTAAACTCGAGTTAGTGACATGCATCTAATGTATTCATTTTTCAGCCAATAATTATTGTTATTCGTTCTCTGTATGTGGATCTTTTTACTACTTTGATACCTTCTAATTTGTGCTCCTTAACTCTTATGATATTTCCATTCTATTTACTTATTTTGCATATTTAAGCCTAGTTGAGAACTAGACTCCTCAAAATTTGACCAACAGGTGTATTTGctcttttatccaaatttcaACAATTGGGGAAGACCATCAAACTAGGGATGTGGATCAGGTCTAATATGTAACCAGATAATGTTTCGCATTTTCCAGCTGTTGCATGAACTTAAAAAGTATAAGATAAAAAGGAACAGAAAAAATTATGCTGCACCTTTCGCAGCAATTGTAGTGGTTGACTGGCCCAATGAGGGAACACttgaggacatggaggaaaaggAAAGGGAAATTGAGTAGTTGAGCATGTCCCCACTTTTCCCTCTTCTTGCCTTTCCACTCCAGCTATTTAGGAAGTAGGCCATCTGCTTCACTAGTCAACATCAGAGGACACCATAATTTTGGCAGTGGCTATCTGAAGAAAGGGGTATTGGCTAAATCTTGATCCAAGATTTTATTGGCTTGAAAGAGAAGTGCGAATTTGATTAGGCTTGGTCTACCAAGATCTCATATTAACCAGTTCTAGTCTAGGTTAGTCGAATACTAAGCCCAATTTGTTCTAACCAGTTTTAGTCAAAACCAACTAAAAGTAGATTTAGGAGAAAAGGAAAATCCTTTTTATACAGAATGGTAATTGTTTATTGATTTTATTTATGTTGTTTTGATGGACGTTTCTTGAGATATTTTGGTTCTCTTTGCCCAACTTACATGTATTTGCTCATGTCTGTGCATCAACATCTGGTACAGTTCTCTGCAGCAAAACTTGTTACTAGGTTTTGGTAGTGTTATGAGACTGAAGCATTCCTAGCGAACTCCAAGCAATCCATCATTTTgtgattttcttttgttttgatacttaaattttcttattaatttAAGATGATGGATCCTATGCTAGACTAAAGTTAGCCAAGGCAAGTGTTTTTAAATAATTCGAACAATAGTCTAATTGATGACTTGGTCAGATAGTGAACTAGTTCCATTTGCTAGTTTAGATTCAAAGCTTGCTTAGTTTTAGCTTTAAGTAATCAAGAGATTTTTTGCCTACACTTGTGAAAGCTAACCTAtctttatgcttcagcagttcatTGTAACCATGGGTCAAAATGTTGTTTTGGAATGTTGAAATCATTTACAAGCAAGAATGAAGCCTAAAATTGTCCACATTTCTAGTCTTAGCACTAAGGTACAAGAGAGAGTGAGAAAAAGAGAGACAACTGACAGGTACCACTACTTCAAGATATTGGATGATGATCTGAGAGAACTTAACCGCAGTTATTCATCAAGTCTTCATTATGAAAGCATGCACTCCAAATCTTTTCGAGCCAATGGTGATAATGAAGTGTTAAAAAGAGGTTCTATGTATCAGAGCTCTAAAGAGGTCAGGAGAATGAGAAAACTGGAAGAGGAAAGGAGGAAAGTAGAATTGGAATGCAGAGGTGACGATTTTCTTTCATTTGAGATTGTTGATCATCTGCCACAGCATGGCATGGACAAAGTCAATCAGTCACTACATCAGAAGCTTTTGCCTCTTGTTTCATCAAATGCTAACTCAAAACATACTGCTGCCACAGTTAATCCTATCACAACAAGCTCCATGGAGTTTCTGGATCTTTCATTCCGTGATCTTCTTGACAAGCCTCTGAATACCAATAACTCATGCTCAGACATCGTGCCAGCAAAAAGTAGTCTTGTAGATGATCTCTTGGATATCTCTAATCACACTGTTGATGCAAGAACTCATTGTACAAAAGCAGCTCCTAGGCTGCGAACATCAGGATCTCTCACGTTACAGAAGTCCAACTTCCATGAAATGATATGTCCTGAAAGTTACAGGAAAATCACTTATGAGAGAGATTCGCTAAAAGCTCTTCCAAAGTGCTTTTCAGAAAATGCAAATATGTCCCATACAGTTTCTCAGTTGGAATGTGGTTTAGCTGAAGAAAGTGGTCCAAAAACTATCTTTAGGTCACTCAAGAGAATGTTTGATCCTATAATGAAATCCAAATCTGTCCGAAATCTACCGCTCTCGGGAAGACAAAGCACTGGGAGCAGAGTTACTGAAACTGCAAACGTCAGGAGGAATGGAGTGTTCCAGAAATCTTTACTGAATGAATTCTCAATAACGGAACAGAAGATAGAGCATGCTGCATGTTTGATGGGTGGAGAGCACTTGAACGCTGCTGTCTTGCCTGCTCATCTACATGGAATTCTTAAACTGGAAATAGAGAATGGGAACCCTTCATTTCAGTTTACTCTAGAAGATCCAGAAGATGTCCTATCCACAAAGACATGGAGAACAGATACTGCATATAACTGGGTTTACACCTTCCACAGGTCTAAAAAGAAAATGAACACTGGTCGAGGGACCAAAGATAAACATGGGCAGTCACCTCCATTGGTCGGGCAGATGCAGGTTTCTTGTCACCTATGCTCAGAAGTGAGAGAAAATGGATCTTTGGCTAACTCAACAGTCACAGAGTTTGTGTTATATGACATTGCACGAGCAAGATGCAGCTTTGCTGTCGAAGAAAGATCCAAGTGCTCTTTAGATTCCATTCATTCTGTTGCAAGTAATGCTACAGAAGGCCTGATCACAGGACCTCTAGAGAGAAACATTCCAGTGGGGCACCCTAATCCTGCTAGACATGGATTTAGTTGTTGTGACACAAATGCTTCAACTTCTTACCCTTGGTTACCAGAAGATTTGCATCCACAACTTGAGATTGCAGCTATTGTAGTTCAAATTCCTTTCAGCAAAACAGAAAATCTGAAAGATATCAAAGTGTTCGACCtaaaagaaaatcaaaatttATCAAGACTGCCCACAGATGATCCTGGAAGGGAGACCAAGAACAGCCTGAATCCTGCATTTGTGAAGGTCGTGATTCCGAATGGGCCTCATGGGTTGCCAAATACTGATGAAGGTGGCCCATCTGCACTTCTAGATAGATGGAGGTCTGGTGGAGGCTGTGATTGTGGTGGCTGGGATATGGCCTGCCCAATTCTTGTATATAACAATCCCCAGGCTGATGGTTTGATAGATCATTCAACTGGGAAATTTCAAAATCCCATTTTGCTTTTTGTTCAGGTATGCCTatctcattttttatgataaatttgttAAAGTGTGATTCCTCTGTCTCTCTGCACATCCACTAGTGTAGTGCAGTTTCAAACTTTCTGCTATTTGATGAAAAACTGGAAGTTTTTCCATCAACATTCATTTTAACTCTGTACTTTGGCATGGATTCATAGATTTACTTCATAGTTCTTTGATTTAGGAGAGTTAGCCAGTGTGTATACTCATGCTGGGTGATTGCATGATTGTCTCCAATAAAACTTTGTGTAGTTTGGCAGATCAAATTATCTGGGGCATATAGACCTACTTAGGTTTCCACTTTCAACTCCTGAATCACAGATTATACATTTTTAGCTCTGCCTTCACAGTTAACACAAGTAATCGTTTGAGAACCATTCTAATTTTTTCTTTGTATATTCTTTCGGAGGATGAATGTTTATCTTATCTCAATCTTTAACGTACCTTGCTTTTAGTGAAATTATTCGGTATTGTCTCTGACTCATATTTTTAAACAGGGAAGCAAGGAAAAGGAACCTGCTCTATTGATAACAGCAGATGGGGAAGGACAGTATTCAGTCGATTTCCATGCACGATTCTCATCTCTACAGGCATTTTCAATCTGCATGGCCATGTTGCACAGTGCCAACATTTCTACACCCGTTCTTCTGGAGAAAAGTAGACACAGATCTTGTTCTAACTCACTGAAATCACTCCTTGAGGAAGAAGTAAAGCATTTGATCGAAGCAGTTGCAgacgaagagaaaagaaaatctaaaaaggGAGGAGAACAAATGCCTCCTTTTTGCATAGACCCACCCTTTTCTCCCATTGGGAGGGTGTAAACTTTGAGCACCACATGCTTACTGAAGAAGTTGAGGATGATTACTTCAATGGAGCAAAGTCCTCGAGAGAAGATGGGAAACATgccaaaatattcaagtcattgcgACTACATGTTCATGAGAATGACGGGTGCGAAATCATGTCCATGTCCATACTTACAAGTGAGACGAGGATGTTCTTTTCTGTATATAAAGTAGAGGTGTACACCTTTTTGTCCGATTGCTTGCTGGATGTCATGATTGATCTTGAGTTGGTAAGCAATCTCAGAAACAAATAGTACTTGATTTTTGAGACATTTGAAGCCTTGCGGACGATTATGTGCACGAGTTATTTCAAGGAAAACTGAAGTCCAGCCGCTGATCAGTGTTATTGTTTCGCATGATTCTGATAGTTAAAAGTCTCCTTAAGCTCATATCACATCCTATAGAAAATACCGAATCACGTTAATCTTGTATTAATTTTTtagtatatttattattattattgatcttTCAAATTTTTTGTTTCGCGCTTGGATTCCTTTCCCTTAATGTTCATTCTTTACATTAACACTGAACTCTCTCAAATATGAATATAAAATCTTTGAACGTAATCTGAGACAATGGTCTTTATTTAAGCAAATAGTGGTGTTCAACATCTGACACAAGTCACACACTTGCAACGACAAGACCTACCTAAACGTTGCACTGATCGGAGCTGAAGTCGTAGAATAACTCCTTGTAGTAGTCCATGTACTCCGCCTCCATTGAGACGGTCACCATAATGCCCCAGTCCTTGCCCGGTGGCTTGGGCATGATGTAGCACAGGCCACCGTAGAACATGGAAGCCGGTCCCATGAACTCCGGCCTCCCTCACCCGAAGTATGCCTCGTAGATCGGCAGCGACGTTCAACATGTGATCGAAAGATCCGCCGACGTGAAGTTGCCCGCCCACCGCCCGAGGCTCCTCACGTCCTCCTCCATCTCCAAGAAGTCCAGCGCCGAGCGCAGGTACTCGTCGTCCGCGATCGCGGTGGCGCGGTGGATCCTGCTCGCGACGTCCCCGGGCCGCTCTGACACCACGTCGCCGACCGCCGCGATCGCCACGGTCGGGAATATCACGTTACCGATGTAGCCCTCCGGCAACGACGGGCGTCGGTCGTGATGTAGACACTGGTCTCGCTGTGGGCGTCCAGACGGCGGGCCATGCATGCTTGGCGCCAGACGTGCGCGGCCACCGCCTCGTAGGTGGTGACGCGCCGGGGCGAGGGCATCGTCGCGGCGCACGAGCGCTTAAGCGCTGCGATCTGGTCGGCTGTGAGCTCGAGAATGGCGGTTGCGATGGCAGGCATGTCGGCGTAGGTGTGGATGCCGGCAGCATAGCGCTTGAACTCGACGTGGGGGAAGCGGACGGAAGGCGGGGAACGAGGCAGGAGGAGGGACTGGTCGAGGAAGGGCGGCACCGCGGGTTCGATGCCCCTGGTGATGTCGGACCATACATTGATGAAGAGAAGGGAGGCGACGCCGTCGGAGACCAGGTGGTGCGCGCCGACCCCCAGGCACACCCGTCCACACTTCAAATATGTCACCTATAAATGTTATCCTCGAGTGTGAATATAAATATCACAAGTTGACCATCAGCTTGTTTGCTAACGTTGAACTTGgtcaaactagtcaaaattaaCATATATCCGGATGATAAACATCCTAGTTGAAAACTTAAAATCTTTCGATTATGAGCTAAATTCAATATatactaatataaaattattcttttagtAGATTAATATTTGTCATCCTCTATTTTTATTTACAATCGCATGATAAAaactttgaatattttattttatttttataaataaacatatatgtgtaaaatttataattcaatttttaataaaaatttataatttatttttttaatatcttttcaCACAGTTGGAGTGCCAAAGAACCTGAAGCAGCAGTAGAGGGATGGCATCGTCCCCTTCACCAGGATCTACAGTGGGTATTAGCATTCGCCAGCACTCCGGCGAGGGTGCGAAATCGCCGAACTTGTCGATGGTGAGCTCCTCCGCCTTGGCCTCCACAAACAGCACGCCCTTCCCATTGCACTCGATCTCCGTCCGGCCAGTATCGTCGGTTCCGATCCGGCCGGCGAAGAGATAGAACGGCACCTGCGCTTTGCGCAGGCCAGCTTTAAGCACCTCCGGGGAGAAGAAACCGGAGCCGTCTCCTTGGATGGGCGGCCGGTAGAAGTAGACGGTGGGAACGTGAGACCGAATCTGAAACAGATCCAAGGTTGAGAGCCAGATGGATAGCCTTGGGGCCTCCTCCTCCGGGGCCACAAGGCATGAGTTCAGCACTCGAACCACCATGTTTGCCGAGTGATGAATCTTGTACCAGGTGCTGCCATGGATTTTACAGCGTTAGGACAGTGACGTCTACGTCCTGTGTCAACAACTACTCAGTATATACTCTGAATCCCCACAACCCACTGCAGAGAACATTAATCCCTCCAATTACGCCAGTCTACATAAACGAACCCTGAAGGACGTACAGGTCCATCAACATCAATCGTCGACCCTACGCAAACTACTATTCCCACTCCCCAAGGTTAAAAACTAGTCCCCAAGGTTTGAATAGAAGAGAGGATCGACACACAAAAACCCTACTATTCCCACTCCCTTCAAAAGCTAACTTTGACCGCTTGTGCAAGACATACCTTGGCTCATCCCTAAAACCTCGCAAAAGCTTCAATCACCTCGGTCCAACACAAAATCCACCTCAAGATTGCTTTAGTCGAATCTTTCCTCACTCCAACCACCTCTCATATTGTCACGTGAGCCATTGAGACGACGTTATGTTTTCGGAACAAAATCAAATCATGTTGACTCTCCGATCAACGACATCAAGGTGATAACATTACCCATAAACAGATCGGATCCAGATTGATTAGACATAAAATCCAGATGGATTGATCTTTAATCATTTTAAATTCTATTTTAGATTAATGCATATGGTAGATAATAAGCATCAGTACTCGTTCAACATGAAAAAGGAAAACTAGTACAAGCAATTTAGAACCTTCTTCAGCCTGAGTACCATTAGAATCCAATACTGATATGACAAACATACAAAGACAACAGCAATCATGTTACGAAGTCACCAATGGGTATCAGCATATAGCCTAAAATAAGAGCTGATAATGACATCTCCAATGTGCCATCAGACACCACTAGGAGACCACGGACAAGGTGACAAAACAAACCCTGTATACATGCGCAAAGAGAGAAGATGTCAGGCACACAGAGAAACTAATATTAAATCCATCAAAAAGGACCATTTGCTTTTACATGGCCATATATTCATGCACTTAAATACCATATCTACTCGACTGACTTGCTTAAAAGATGAACAAAGGTGACAAATTTTCAAGATTAGCAGAGAACATCCAAGGCAGAAGGAGTTTAATGCAAAGAATTAGTTCACTTTGTGATCAATAAGAGCAAATAGAAAACACAATTTTTTCTAGATGAAAGTAGCATCATAAATGTATACACAATTCTTCACCGATTCACTGGTGAGAAAAAACGATTCGATTATGATTAGTGGTGGCATGGACAAGTGATATGCCATTTATAATGCTAAATGGGGGAATAGATCCAACTAGCCAACCCCAAATGGTTGGACATGGTGGCTTATTTTTTATGGTGGCACTGATGGTTATTGATCAATAAGAACAATATAATTAATACTCTCAAATAAAAAAACAACAATCTATGGAAGGCAATGAAATAATCACCGAATGACAGCCCTGAACAAGACTCTGGATGACATGGAAAATGTAAATTTGGAATCTGACAAGTTCCACAACTAATTGAAAGGACCAAGTTGTAGATGGAAATTAAAAGTGTGAAAGAGTTCCATACTTGGCACGCCATATTTACAAGAAGTCTTCTAGTTATTCGCCATGAAAATATCAGAATAGTCGTCGTTGCAGATCACCTGCAGTATATAGCCTGATCAATCTGCGGAGGAATCTGCTTTATTTCTGTTCCGAGTTCTTGCTCAATCCTATACCTGGCATTAGGTGATTATTTTTCATGTCATGAGAAAGATGAACTAAAGACAAGAAGAATGTTTTAGCATTTTGCGGATTGATAAATGATCATACAAGTTAAAGCGATCCTCATAGGTGATAAGATTGACTGCTAGACCAAGGTGACCATATCTGCCTGAACGACCAACCTGAAATTGTCCAACAACTGCTAGTCTCAGCAGGTTCATTTCAATATTAAAAACTTCTATTGTTTTTAGGACACAAGCATAGAAAATTTCAGACAATAAAAGAGTGTATCCAAGTAGCAAATAAGCAAATCTGTTAATTAATCCAACGATGGACAAGTAAATTCGAGGCAATGACCGCTGTGAATTTAGACGAATTCAAAAACACATGGATCCTTCCGATTAATCTTGTGGATTGGCtgctcatttatttatttatatatttattttcccTCCCATCTGAACAGATGAAGAAAAACTACTCAATCAGCAGTTCATGTTGGCTAACATGCCCAGTAAACTGGCATTGCAGATAGAACACTAACATAAACAGTATGTTGTCAAAACATACCCTGTGCAGATACGTCTCAGAGTTCTTTGGAAAATCAAAATTGATCACAACATTAACAGCTTGAATATCGATTCCCCTTGTAAACAGATCTGCAAAGCTAGGCAAAAATGTCACAAGGTAGAAAAGCATCTTAATATaaaaagtgacatgaaatgaagacAGATACAATTTGTAATAAACACCAATTCAGTTCTTTACAATGAGCTGCGATGTATTGTACTAAACCCAGGGATTATTGTTTCCCAGATTCCAAGAGTTTCAGCAGGTCAGTTTGTGTCCTGAAGGAGAAATGCATGGAGAAGTACATTGAGGGTCGGTGACTCCATAGCACATTACAAACAGGACTGGATAGGTTTTTTTTGGCCTAAACAGCTCGAAGATCATTAGACAAGGGGACCCTCTTCACACCTCTCCAAGGACCATAATGGTCCATCCAGCAATCAACACTATGCAAACTCCTAAGCGATGGGTAGCCACATTCCAAGCAGGACTTAGATGGTCTTTTGCTTAGACAGCTAAGGAACATCATTAAGCCAGAGTGCTCTCTTCAACGTCACCAAGGACCACAGTGGTCCATCTAGCAATCAACACAAGGCAAATTCCTAAGCAGTGGATAGCTTATCTGTTTAATCTGGTTGTTAGTAAAGTT
Protein-coding sequences here:
- the LOC103976339 gene encoding hydroxycinnamoyltransferase-like, producing MVVRVLNSCLVAPEEEAPRLSIWLSTLDLFQIRSHVPTVYFYRPPIQGDGSGFFSPEVLKAGLRKAQVPFYLFAGRIGTDDTGRTEIECNGKGVLFVEAKAEELTIDKFGDFAPSPECWRMLIPTVDPGEGDDAIPLLLLQVTYLKCGRVCLGVGAHHLVSDGVASLLFINVWSDITRGIEPAVPPFLDQSLLLPRSPPSVRFPHVEFKRYAAGIHTYADMPAIATAILELTADQIAALKRSCAATMPSPRRVTTYEAVAAHRDQCLHHDRRPSLPEGYIGNVIFPTVAIAAVGDVVSERPGDVASRIHRATAIADDEYLRSALDFLEMEEDVRSLGRWAGNFTSADLSITC
- the LOC103975860 gene encoding uncharacterized protein LOC103975860, producing MKPKIVHISSLSTKVQERVRKRETTDRYHYFKILDDDLRELNRSYSSSLHYESMHSKSFRANGDNEVLKRGSMYQSSKEVRRMRKLEEERRKVELECRGDDFLSFEIVDHLPQHGMDKVNQSLHQKLLPLVSSNANSKHTAATVNPITTSSMEFLDLSFRDLLDKPLNTNNSCSDIVPAKSSLVDDLLDISNHTVDARTHCTKAAPRLRTSGSLTLQKSNFHEMICPESYRKITYERDSLKALPKCFSENANMSHTVSQLECGLAEESGPKTIFRSLKRMFDPIMKSKSVRNLPLSGRQSTGSRVTETANVRRNGVFQKSLLNEFSITEQKIEHAACLMGGEHLNAAVLPAHLHGILKLEIENGNPSFQFTLEDPEDVLSTKTWRTDTAYNWVYTFHRSKKKMNTGRGTKDKHGQSPPLVGQMQVSCHLCSEVRENGSLANSTVTEFVLYDIARARCSFAVEERSKCSLDSIHSVASNATEGLITGPLERNIPVGHPNPARHGFSCCDTNASTSYPWLPEDLHPQLEIAAIVVQIPFSKTENLKDIKVFDLKENQNLSRLPTDDPGRETKNSLNPAFVKVVIPNGPHGLPNTDEGGPSALLDRWRSGGGCDCGGWDMACPILVYNNPQADGLIDHSTGKFQNPILLFVQGSKEKEPALLITADGEGQYSVDFHARFSSLQAFSICMAMLHSANISTPVLLEKSRHRSCSNSLKSLLEEEVKHLIEAVADEEKRKSKKGGEQMPPFCIDPPFSPIGRV